Within Quercus lobata isolate SW786 chromosome 5, ValleyOak3.0 Primary Assembly, whole genome shotgun sequence, the genomic segment TTGTTTTTGAGGTTTGAGATTaaatgttttgtgttttgaattttgttttattttattaacagaGATTTTCAGCTTGTATGAGTAGGAGATTAATGAGTTATATATTCTAAAGATGTTTTTTCtatcccctcaaaaaaaaaaaaaaaaaaagatgttttttCTAGTTTTGCTTTGATAAAGGAAATTACAATACCTTTAGTGACGgctaatttttagggttttattggCTAAAATTTAGGGACTTTAGGCGGTTGTCTCACTTGCCTATTGAATTCAGCGGCCTACTATATACTCatccaaattttgttttcttacctttttttttttttttaaattttccaacCAAATATAGATTTATTCCTGGTAGATTATTAATTCATTATTTGTGAAATATTAAGATTCCGGCGAAATAATATATCCCTTATTAATTCATTATAgcttggaaaatgctaaaattataactaattttattaTGGAGTTTAAAGTAGTgtgacaatatatataattactgtTAAATCAACATCATAATAAAcgaaatatcaaaattatatttttattttatatttaaaaattaacataaaaatttgtatatatatatatatatatatataaacagagGCTCATCCCCGAGACCATAAGTTTTGTTAAGTAgcatattatttttcttttagactTCTATCTCAACTAAGATTATATTTATGCTAAAATATTAGTTCATTGAAGGTGTCAATAGCTTAAATcctaatattaattatttatatgcattatatatattagtttaaaaaaaattatattagaattCAGAAATATCACGTGGGAGACTATGAATGTTAGGTTCTGTCAAATGGTAATTGCtaggataattttttatttagctttCAGCGGACCTCTTTTACACTCTTTTCcacaaaaagattaaaataaaaaaagtcaaagtcgTGTGAgtcttatttaaaatttttttggtgaaagatTGTCCATCGTAAAGTCGAAGCCCTGCCCATTAAGCTGTTAAaacaaattgattttttttatggagaCACACTAGCCTAAAGCACGATTTTGTATATCCTGTACCCGGCATATATGCCGGTTACCTCACAGAGAGCTGGGCCCTACAGTGGGTGGTTCCCGCCTCCTTGTGAGGTACCCAGGCATATTTGCCGGATAAGGATATAAAACACAGGCACAATAATCCTTTAGATTTGTTGTGGTAttctattaaatatattttcttaaattttaaccatttttttaataatttaatgatttagATTCTGTCACGTCAGCATTTTACTAACAATActcttaattattttgtttgtaacattattttattattttaataatattgttagtggaatattaatatagaccattaaattattaaagagTGGTTAGAATTTAAGGAAGTCTACTAGTAGAGTATTCTAAAAGATCTAGAAGATCTGAATCCCAATAAAACATGCAGAGAAAACgggttgtatttttttttttttttttgatgagaatcAGACAGGTTGTATTTAAAACTGCTGGATGTGTTCAACATGCTACACAATATGACCCCAAGTTGAGAACtaagatattttttaataagaatattttaatatttcaaaatatatgcatatttcaTGCATGTATATATCATATTAAAATACTATTAGAAGGATATTTCATTTAATCTATCATTATCATACTCTAATAACTTAAACATTAcatcataaaaattttacaatattttcataagccaactaaatattaaaatgatatcataaatatatatcatatgCTAACTCTTTTTTTGAGGGGGTATCATATGCTAACTCCAAAgcataaaagaaacaaaaactataattaAGCAAACAAACAACTTATTACACCACATaataaatatcaataatatggaatggaataaatttttttttatcattatttaaaatacaatattcTTTCGTTGTTATTTTATCCttaattactttttactttAAGTGAAAAAGTGTAATGGACATTTGTGTGCAATTTTAAGTTTTCTCTTTTCATGATGAATTTGTTacttcaactaatttttacgactttttcaaaaggaaaaaaaaaaaaaattatgacgaTTATACTATAGTCTAAATTCTTCATACccttgagattaaaaaaaataatcccCTTCAATTCAACAAAAACCTCTTCATGTTATTGCgacattttttaatgttattacTTCAgtatattttgaatattctatataatttttcacATGGCAGTTTATAATCTTATCACAGGGGCACTTTGCTAGTCTATAATAAGTATAGTATCACTCTTATAATTCACACGTTAATTTATTAAGCAATTGCGcataccttttcttttcctctttattAAACATTGTGCACAGAGGAAAATTAGTAATGAAGTTACAACCAGAGCCACTACCATAATTGCCTGCCTCCTCTTTTTGGCAAAGAACCCCTTGAAATGATCTGGAAACAAGAAAATTTCTCCATTTATGCAACAAGAGAGGTGCACAATTTTTGAATACTATTTTTACAATTAAGACgataaattgtaattataaatttataataacatCAACCTTAAATAGGCATACtcccaatattatttttatcatgcaTCAATTATAAAatcacttattaaaaaaatataagagtgATATTGTTGTGTGCATgtatggtaaaaataaaataaaaaattgcttcAAATAATTTGTCTCAGTAAATTGTCATGTACCTAACTCAAAGGCAGCAACACGTACATACAAATTTTGGCCTCCATCCAACACTCTTGTATCCATCAATTCACCATACCATCTCATGCATCCAACTTCCTCCTTCACATCTACTCCTCCATACGCCGTGCAAGAACAATTCTCCAAGCATCGTCGCTCACACTCCTTCAAACTCAGCTTCTCATCGACTCGTGCAAATGAACTATCTGGAAGCTTCACATTTTCCACCTTCACAAACTCTTCACCACTCTTGCAAACGGATGCCCTTCCATGCTTCTTCACACACCCACTCGTCGCATTTCTCGCAGACCATTCACTTAGTGATCTTGGTTCGAACCCAGGTAGACAAGTGCACTCAAATTCAGTACCATTTTGAACTTGACACATACCAAATGCACCACACTTCCCATAATTGTCACACCGGTCTAATGGCAGTGCCCCAAGAATGTCCCACTCTTGATCTGAAATTGCACTTACAGAGCGTTGAATTGATCCAGATCCATTCACCACTAATCTTGAGAATAATGATGCGCCTGGGTAACGTAAACCCCAAATTGTAGAAGTCTCATAATGGttgttaaataatttgaaattcatGACCGAATCATTACTTGACAATGTTGGTATTCCACTCCATCCAATACCATTCCAATGACCAGAACGCCACCACAAAGTGTTACCTTTATACAAAAACAACTCTGGGGAGGAGCTATTGGTATTGAGAATGAAGGAGCAATTCCCAATTCCTGGATCATCTTTGGACTTCCAGGATGTTAGTATTCGATTTAGACCGGTCTTTCGATCCAATCCAAGTTTCATGCTTGGAAGAAATGTATCAGTTGGATTGTCAAAGCTTTGCCATAGTACGTCACTTGTTTCATTAATAAACAAGACTAGATTTCCTGAATGATTGAGCTGAGCAAGAGTAgttttgttgtttgattttgtgaCAATATTTGTGGACCAAATGGGTTGTTTTTTGTCCTCGCCATAGAGCACTAGGTTTCTATGAAGATCAATTGAGAGAACCCCCGAATTATCAGTGATAGGATTGTCTCTGTTTGCAACCCATACCACGGGTTGTTCTGGAGCTTTATAAAACCAAATGCCAACATAGCGGTTGGTGGACTCTCCGGGACTAAAGAAACCGAGTGCAAACGTTTCTCTTTTAGAGACTAAAAGGTCACCATCTCTGATGGGGTTGCTGATGGTTAAGGTGTCTTGTAAAGTGTCAAACTGGGGAATAAAGAATGCAAGCAATGTGTGTAGAAGGAGAAACCCCTTAGTAAAGTACATGATCATGACGAGTAAGATTGTCAGTAGGTCTTTTTGCTAACTAGAAAAAGAGGCCGAGTAGATAAGGTTATTTAAGGTGTTGGTATTAGACGCATGAAAGTTGGGTAATGGGTGATAGGAGGTTGGGAGGTCCGAGATGATGTGGAACACTTCTGAACCTACGGAACTGAAGTGTAGATGTGGAACCCAGGTGTGGGATTTGCAAGCAGACTGATGAGTCAATGATACATGCACTTTGGTGTTGCCCTTTGTCTAGGAATGTTAAGGTCCTGTTGAACGGAAAATTTCAGAAATGGCTATTGGAGGacagggattttttttttgtgctgtTTCAGCGGGTGTCAATTGAATGCTAGTAACTCGAGCTCGATTTAAGGGCAATGATAAGCTGGGCAATTTGGTATATGCTAGGAATAATGGATAGGTAGTGGGTCTTAACTTTTAAGTGGGaaaaagagaagtaaaagaAAGGGAAGGAAGCGAAGGCAAATGAAGTTGCAGCAAGGCAAATCCCTCTCTGAATTATTTATAGtcctttatattatattaaaccGGGAATTCCAATtgctagaaaaagaaaaaagaataaaaaaaaccGGGAATTCCAATTGTAAGAGCCCCACCCCCATAGAAAAACACATCGTGGATCCGAAACATGATGAGTCTACCCTCATGTGAAGAGGACTCATGTATCTAAAACATAATATACCTTTTCCACCTTACCTACCTCACCAAACAAATCTCTTTTCCAGTTTCAAACCCACACTGTTTAGTCTTTTCCTATCATTTACttgctttttataattttactatTACCTTATGATATTGAAAGGGAAATGTCATGATCACAatttattacttaatttttatCGCAACGCTATGTGATAAATTATGAgtggtagaaaaaaaatagtaggtgCATGTAAACTCACACTTCTACTACGTAAAACTTACCATGTAATGAATTGTGGTAAAAATTATGCAATAGGTTGTGATCTTAACATTTCTAGTATTACCACTGCGCACctttggtgcggtggtcactttacaagtataagtgcttgtgaggtgtgggtGATAAAGGCCGGAGTTCAAGTCTTCAGGAGaaagtttcacacatatatacacttaaattaggatagagtagaaattctatcttatatcaaaaataaaaaataaaaaataaaaaattctagtaTTGAAACTCCCTACCCTCATTAGTCAAGCCGTTAATTTCGCTTACTTAAGAAACTTCCGTTTTTCTATTCCTATTTTCCATGAGTCTCACAGTAGTCAATTAATACTAGGGTGGTTGTTACAAATAGTGAGCAACAGATTTTATaccattattaaaatttattctcAACAAATTTCTCTGCCTTGCTCTTCAGCCGTAATGAATGTGGCTTGACCTATACTTggagtaattcttaggtactcccAAAACATGGAGAATAGTGCTATCTCCTCTCATATTCATAATTGAGTTTATTCATTTAATTCATGATGGGGTCCACTATGAATGTAAGAGGAGGAATAAAGGTCGGGccatagggatggcaattttgtcccgcccctccccgcttcaCCCCATGCAGGTTTTCCCCACCCCGTAAAGGAGGTGGGGCGGgtatggggcaagattttagacTCACACCACGGGACGGGGTGGGGatgggtttacactttttagacccaTCCCACCccgccccatccccgccccaccccgcATTAATAAAGGTTAAATCGTaattttttcataccctaaaaccctactatttaagtaaaaatatcattagcttattttattctacctaatgtggctctacctcttttttctctctagcaaagttggaaatcaggtaccaattttaacgtttttttttttttttgtctttattagaaacaaatttatatactattgaattactggtttcattcatgattcataCAGCCTGCTCAACTTAATTTTCATCatgaacataatataatttttttttaatgaggtaCTGGTCTGAGGCTCTAAATATTTGTGTCAGtgtcattgtttttgtaattttgtgtggGCATTTGGCTGCTTAACAACACTGCTTCTTTATGCTTGTCAAAATCCATATCTATTTTACAagctgggtttttgtttttaatttttggagaatGAGGTGATAAGGAATATGTTTCCCTATTGGTTTGATTGCAGATATGATGACATCAATCATGTACTAGCTCTAGCTGATCATTCTCGTTCTCCacacaaaaattatatacaatttaatttagttttctgtatttttattaaaaaacataagGTACAGGTTTGAGACTTTGTCCCATTCTCTATGAAATAGTCACAAAATGGGAGGAATTAAATAATGCACACTACTTAGTATAAAGGAgatttgttttagtgttttttaggccaatgaaatataaacatttagataatattatttaattttggctaaaaattagtttgatttgatcggatgaatttatttataatttcaagtatatttttattattgaaacatgtcattttatttaaaaaaatggtaatagttgtagggaaaattaataagaaataaagttttaccGTGTAGGGCAGGGCTTCGCAGGGCCTTAaagggcggggatggggcaagaaattttccccgtcatgcgggacggggcagggatggggcaagaaaaatccatgcGGGGCGGGGGTGAAGATCTCATCCTTCGGCCctgccccgccccgccccattgccatccctaggtcggggttcaagtcttcaggaggaaacttcacacatatatacacttaaattaagatagagtagaaattctatcttgtatcaaaaatttaaaaaaaaaaaaaaaaaattctagtatTGAAATCCCTACCCTCATTAGTCAAGCCATTAATTTAGCTTGATTAAGAAACTTCCGTTTTTCTATTCCTATTTTCCATGAGTCTCACAGCAGTCAATTAATACAAGGGTGGTTGTTACAAATAGTGAGCAACAgattttatatcattattaaaatttattctcAACAAATTTCTCTGCCTTGCTCTTCAGCCGTAATGAATGTGGCTTGACCTATACTTggagtaattcttaggtacgCCCAGAACACGGAGAATAGTGCTatctcctctcacattcataatTGAGTTTATTCATTTAATTCATGATGGGGTCCACTATAAATGTAAGAGGAGGAAGTATAATTTCTCTATGCTTcgagagtacctaagaattttccttatACTTATGCCACTTAGGTGTTTATTTGGAAacaacttatattttttattgaaaattttttgcttaaagtactgtaaataaaagttaaataaaataaactgaatttttttttttattgaaaatattctaacaaaaaaaagaagtagagtGGAACCACAATAAGCAAAAAAACATAGAGTAAGACCTGTAAACAATACCTGCCCATAGCTTTTGGACCAAAAACAATACATGGTTGTGTGAAGAAATAAGCTATCGAAGCTAGGAAATAAGCTTCTTTGTTATGGACATGAAACCAGAAAACAGAAGAAAATTTAAGCAAAAATCCAGTATTAATTGAACCCAAATGCACACCAAGGCGGAAGAAGATCATATGAAGCTAAAGCAACGGGGTTGAGTTATTGAATCACACCAAATCTTTGATACACACTTCAATTTGGTATGATATTTTTATGGAGATAGAAgagaatttgttttttttgttttatttattttttttattttttattgcgcCATTTTCTTTGGGAAAATGTTAGGACCATACCTTTTACCACAACTTGCTTATGTGGCAAGTCGTGAGTAGTGGAGTAAAAGTGGTGTGTCCATAACTCCACTACTCACAACTTGACTTGTGAGTAAGTTGTGGCCAAAGCTATAATACTAGGCCAAAATAGGCATTTGTCTCTTTTACCTAAAAAATGTAGCAAAATGCTCATGTTTTGAAATTATCTAGCAAAAtttccctattttgaaactcgatttttagaaaatcgacttataggcaatcaaacttaaaaaaaaaaaaaaaaaaaaaaaaaaaaaaaaaaaaaaaaagaaagaaaattacattgaaacttgatttttccaaataactcgattttctaaaaatcgagtttcaaaataggggtattttgctaaataatttcAGAACAAGGATATTTTGCTACATCTTTTGGGTGAAaggggcaaaagcccattttttcCTATTAGTATTAAtcttttctttgtatttgttgcATTATTTAGTGGCTAAGAAAgtgaaatataagaaaataatttttttactttttaatcatttttgttatttggattttttttttaatttaaatgatgggtggaattttttaatgtttattagaaaattttattatttttttaaccacaTAAGTTTAAGTGTGTCAACAATTCGCATTGTTTGACACGTAAGTGAGTTGACTACAGGAATTAACTTGACAGCAAGTTAAAACTAACAAGGACCAAGTTGACTATTGAGAAAAGCATGAACCAAATTGAAAGTAGTCTCAAAATGTAAAgatgaaaatagtaataattgCACACAAGAACATAAAGATTCACATGGAAAAAACATTTCTCCTTGAATTGAAAAACCATAggattttttttgaatcaatccacaattataaaatcaattacaatagcCTCTTCTTAATATTATGCCTAACTTGAGATCCACtccaaatataataatatgtcTTTTTAGAAATTCATGTGAACTTATCTGAGATCTTCACTCATTTTGAATACAATAACTTTCAGTGGTTGTGGCATTCAAAAGGCCTTTCCCTAAAGAAAATCCTATATTTATTTCCTTTGTATGTCTCATGGCTAAAGAAAGTCTTATTGTTTCTTTGCTCTCACAAAcactatttttcttcttattagaCTCACACTGTGGCAataccatttctttttcttcactttgCAACATCAATTAAAAAGTTACAAATTCTCTTTGATTTGTGTGCTTTACAGAAAACTTTggtaaagaaaatccaaaccttGTAGTCTCTTCCTTTGCGCTACCTCCTAAGTGAAAAATCATTTTTCCTCTCTTGGTTTCACTTTCAATTCTACAACTTTTTCATCTTCCAATAGGGGAGGACTCCTGGGCCAAAGCCATCATATTCTCCGCAATACTGTCAATTTAGAAGACTTCAATTTATATTCATTGGTTAACAAGGAATACATTACGAACTTGTTTAGCTTTCTAAGTCGCAATAGAAATATAAggcaaattttcaaaaatttatatccTGACTCAAATTTCTTCAAAGTCTTCTTTCGTTTTTATAGAGCTCCACCTTAACGTCTTTTTCTTCGAGAACAAGGTCTTTTGACTTTGAAGGCCAAGGTCTTGACTTTTAAGGGTGGTAAAGTGACAGGcagtaaaaaaatcaaagtatacacttttttttctctactccACCATGCCATTGTATATTATCTTAATTTATTCAAGAGAAATGTTGTTGAtaatactttcataataaattttaatgggCAGAGCTATACTTAGCAATGGGGGCCATGACACCCCCCCTgcaaaaaaagaattgaacaACTTATTGTTGGGTTCCAAAAAATAGTTGTTAATAAGTTTCTCTTATTCAAGAGAAATTTTCTCTTAGagttatcttattttatttgggaCCAAgtcttttcattgtttttgttaagtttcaAATTGTTTGTCAATACTTAATTAGTTAGTCacaaaatattaaatgaaaaaaacaacACTGAGGATATGTAATGTTAGGGAGACAATATATAGAAAGCAATTTTCTCTTGgacatacacacatataaattttatttttatttttcaatttgggACTAAGTCTTTTactgttattgttgttgttaagtTTCCAATTGTTTTTCAATGCTTGATTTAGACTAAAAATGTTGAATGAAAAAAGACAGGGTATATTCTTGTTAGGGGGTAAAAATTTAGCTATgtaaatgtatgtatgtatgaatatgtaattcaacccctccaaacaaaaatttcttgtGACTAGTTATTACTGGTGGacaaaagtaattttagtggtgggttccaaattaaaaccaataacaacttacaacttaaaatttattgtaaaaaagttaTAGATGTAgcatttctatttattttaagggTCCGAGTAACGTTAGATAGCATTTAGTGCAggttttgtcaaatttatacTCAAAACAATCTGTCATGTTTATAGGGGTAAGGGAAACATTGATGACAAGATAATTTTTTCCGATGACACCAAAATTCCTTTATCCCATTTCTCCTAAACTCATAACAAAATCTTGGGCTATATTTGGTaactacttttattttattttaaaaaaaattgagaattaaaataaaaatcataatttttatgtttccaaaataaaaatatgtgttttcaGTTTAATGGGTCTCACAACCTGAAAATGAAAGAATTAGTTTCTAGTCTATCTGTAtctatttctatatatatggaaagttttAAAATCATCATATAATAATCCAAAATGTTTGCTaccctgaaatttttttgtctttcttgaatgataaggagaaaaaaaaaattgggtcacCCCAAGGATGCCTTTGGCATCCAGGGGTCGATCCAAACGACCTTGCATCTTTTATCTCTCTCACATTTTGATTTGtataaaacttttatttgtCTCTATAAATTAAGAAATTGTTAATTAGTAATGTCAAATGGATCCATTTGACACTACAGTAGGAATTGGAGCTACAAATTTTCCCCCTCTATGCCCTGTGGTAATGATTCAATAGTTCCTCATATAAAATTATTGACTCTGGAGACATAGTAATATGGAGaagacaaatttttttcaatcctGCAAGTACAGCGTTTGAATCAATAGAGAACTTTTCTTCTATATCTATATGAATAGAGTTAGTTCAAAAAAAGAGTGAGCATTTCTTGTCTTCTCCTATCAATGTTtggttgataataataataataataataataataataacaacatcatcatcatcatcatcatcatcattattattattattatgttatagcattttaatattaaataattaaaatgaataaaactGGAAActtaaatgtaaagatgtgggaaTTTATATGAAAGATAAAGAATTAGTAAAATGtgtaatcccacattgaaaatgaaatagaCTCCTTTATTGTTTTTAAGTGTGGTAATTATTGCGCTAAAATGTATTAGAATAGATATTGAGTCAAATACGTGCATAGGGAAGGGTGAAGGGAGGAGGTGtcaaaatttggaattaaattGGCCTCGTGGATCCCACTACCTACTAGCCCAATCATACGgcatttttttggggggtttttgTATCCtaggggagacaagtcagagaagatCTGAACCAATTACAAGTTTAGCGAACCAAGGACTTGAATCTCTATAAAGAAAACGAGTATTGcacctcagtccaaatagtgaaAGTTGCCTATATCCTCTTTGAGAAGAATCCTTCTAAGGCTTCCACTGATGAGATGATTAAGGAAGAACTCCATCTTCCTTAAGCAAAAATAGATAAGCATGCAAAAGATTAATACAATTATCACTTCTATCTTTTGAATTGTCTTGCCGAttatttctatgattattatgatgaaTGTACTTTTGGTACTAACTTTGTGCAGATTCTTAATTGCTCATGGATGTTGGACCCAAATATCACATACTTTCTTGGACTGGAAGTATTCCTTAAAGTCTCGGAATAGACTGCTCGATAAAAGGTTATCTAGATTGAGAGATATCAAATCGGGAAAATTGACTTGAGTACTAAAATAGTCCTAGTTCTAAACC encodes:
- the LOC115991210 gene encoding G-type lectin S-receptor-like serine/threonine-protein kinase RKS1 — translated: MYFTKGFLLLHTLLAFFIPQFDTLQDTLTISNPIRDGDLLVSKRETFALGFFSPGESTNRYVGIWFYKAPEQPVVWVANRDNPITDNSGVLSIDLHRNLVLYGEDKKQPIWSTNIVTKSNNKTTLAQLNHSGNLVLFINETSDVLWQSFDNPTDTFLPSMKLGLDRKTGLNRILTSWKSKDDPGIGNCSFILNTNSSSPELFLYKGNTLWWRSGHWNGIGWSGIPTLSSNDSVMNFKLFNNHYETSTIWGLRYPGASLFSRLVVNGSGSIQRSVSAISDQEWDILGALPLDRCDNYGKCGAFGMCQVQNGTEFECTCLPGFEPRSLSEWSARNATSGCVKKHGRASVCKSGEEFVKVENVKLPDSSFARVDEKLSLKECERRCLENCSCTAYGGVDVKEEVGCMRWYGELMDTRVLDGGQNLYVRVAAFELEKRLSIDSNLPSFEDSPSRSEFDGSKSNSNFPIFDLKTIIAATDNFSAANELGKGGFGSVYKGLLQNRMEIAVKRLSKYSGQGVEQFKNEVALIAKLQHRNLVRILGCCIQAEEKMLIYEYLPNKSLDSFIFDETKRSCLDWGKRFEIICGIARGILYLHQDSRLRIIHRDLKASNILLDNTLNPKISDFGMARIVGGDQIEVNTNRVVGTYGYMSPEYAMQGIFSIKSDVYSFGVLLLEIIVGKKNGTYYHNGPSAYLIEHVWDLWREGKVMEIVDALLGETYPANEVLKCIQIGLLCVQEHARDRPTMLTVVFMLGNDTTLPSPKQPAFISTSANNSRDMITSENEISISEIDGR